The Oceanispirochaeta sp. M1 genome contains a region encoding:
- a CDS encoding AMP-binding protein codes for MTYELDKYTLSDTWSKSREAYKDLNFLGYAGEESESYGQVAKNIKRIQSYLKDNGVQVGDKVALISESRPEWGQIYLAVATMGAVSVPIMPDFPKEQTLNIIDHSDSVFLFISEKVLEKIADSAPAKSNKIVLIKDGLKCGKILKDKDSVSFEESGNLLKDDSFKEDDHLYASEEDDIAAILYTSGTTGNSKGVMLSHKNITHNAYVGIPICDANEGDSFFSVLPLAHSYECTLGLILPMISGASIHYIKGAPTARIMLPALQKVRPQQMLTVPLLIEKIYRSSIAPKFASKKILKALYAFRPTRFLLNRFVAGKKLKALFGGNLKFFGVGGAPLAPDVEMFLRDAKFPYSVGYGLTETAPCLAGDTPALSVYRAIGKPFTDVQLRVADINPETGDGEIQATGPNIMLGYYKDEEKTAEVFTEDGWFKTGDLGYLDKNNVLFVKGRLKNMILGPNGENIYPEEIEAVLNRDPFVQESLVARIGNTLVGRVQLNSDKLDDFFKNLKGKPEELNKIREETLEKIRQTANSSLNTLSRLGKMIEQEEPFEKTPSMKIKRFLYTSLKKKPDTHK; via the coding sequence ATGACATATGAACTAGATAAATACACATTGAGTGATACCTGGTCCAAAAGCCGCGAGGCCTATAAAGATCTGAATTTTCTCGGATATGCCGGAGAAGAGAGTGAGAGTTATGGTCAGGTAGCAAAAAATATTAAAAGAATCCAAAGCTATCTAAAAGATAACGGAGTACAGGTTGGTGACAAGGTTGCTCTGATCAGTGAGAGCCGCCCTGAATGGGGACAGATATATCTGGCCGTTGCAACTATGGGTGCTGTCTCTGTTCCCATCATGCCTGATTTTCCCAAAGAACAAACTCTCAATATAATTGATCATTCAGACTCTGTATTTCTTTTCATTTCCGAGAAAGTTCTGGAAAAAATTGCTGACAGTGCTCCTGCTAAATCCAATAAAATTGTTCTTATCAAAGATGGATTAAAATGCGGTAAAATACTAAAAGATAAAGATTCGGTCAGTTTTGAGGAATCAGGAAATCTGTTGAAGGATGACAGCTTCAAAGAAGATGATCATCTGTATGCTTCTGAAGAAGACGATATTGCAGCAATTCTGTACACATCAGGTACTACTGGTAATTCAAAGGGTGTAATGCTCTCTCATAAAAATATCACTCATAATGCCTATGTCGGAATACCGATTTGCGATGCTAATGAGGGAGATTCATTTTTTTCAGTTCTGCCTCTGGCTCATTCCTATGAATGTACCCTGGGACTCATTCTTCCCATGATAAGCGGAGCTTCGATTCATTACATCAAGGGTGCACCTACTGCAAGAATTATGCTGCCGGCGCTGCAGAAGGTCAGACCCCAGCAAATGCTCACTGTTCCTCTCCTAATTGAAAAAATATATAGAAGCAGTATTGCTCCCAAATTTGCTTCAAAAAAAATATTGAAGGCACTTTATGCCTTCAGACCTACCCGATTTCTTTTGAACCGTTTTGTGGCGGGTAAGAAACTGAAGGCTCTTTTTGGGGGGAATCTGAAATTTTTTGGAGTGGGCGGTGCTCCTCTTGCTCCAGATGTAGAGATGTTTCTCAGGGATGCGAAATTTCCATATTCTGTAGGTTATGGTTTGACAGAAACAGCGCCCTGTCTGGCAGGAGATACACCTGCCCTTTCAGTCTATAGAGCCATTGGCAAACCCTTTACCGATGTTCAGCTCAGAGTTGCTGATATCAACCCCGAGACCGGGGATGGTGAAATTCAGGCGACGGGACCCAATATTATGCTTGGTTATTACAAGGATGAAGAGAAGACCGCCGAAGTCTTTACTGAAGACGGCTGGTTTAAGACTGGAGACCTTGGATATCTGGATAAGAATAATGTCCTTTTTGTCAAAGGCCGTCTGAAAAATATGATTCTAGGACCCAACGGAGAGAATATTTATCCCGAGGAGATCGAGGCTGTGTTAAACAGAGACCCTTTTGTTCAGGAATCTCTTGTTGCAAGAATCGGTAATACCCTGGTAGGAAGGGTCCAACTCAATTCTGATAAACTTGATGATTTTTTTAAAAATTTGAAGGGAAAACCTGAAGAGCTGAATAAAATCAGAGAAGAGACTCTGGAGAAGATCAGACAGACTGCCAACAGCAGCCTCAATACCCTGAGCCGTCTGGGGAAAATGATTGAGCAGGAGGAGCCTTTTGAAAAGACTCCTTCTATGAAGATTAAAAGATTTCTTTATACATCACTCAAAAAAAAACCTGATACACATAAGTAG
- a CDS encoding MATE family efflux transporter produces the protein MTKGFLFCRMPLMLREKLSLLKNSRTLRPLLKIAVPVMLANGAETVYNLTDSWFLGRLGPREVSGPSIAFNFIMLIILAGLGISAAGTTLISRAVGQKNLKKAEFFLGQVAGLLIFTSFILAVAGWFLSEPFLRLLQTPDELFSLTASYLKIICLGVPFMYGFFIMQSAMEGTGNTVAALRIQLLATAVNIPLDAVLIFGVGPFPALGVEGAALATVFSRMIAAATGIIILLRGRQGIRLYPKYMLYDRKSMTLLVRVALPSSLSQMGSSLGFTVLHGIVNSFGTPVIAAFGIVNRIQSLFYMPAQGLARGTTSLVGQSLGADDAPRAASTVRTGTILSLLYIIPGMVFCFFYGSLFIRFFVDDPEVIFEGARLFRIMSPSVIVFAVFMILAGAFQGAGDTRSLMLMHLGRLWALRLPLAWFMAFFLGWGIIGVWYAISVSNLIITIIGVFRFKSGRWAYALKGV, from the coding sequence ATGACAAAAGGGTTTCTCTTCTGTAGAATGCCCCTCATGCTCAGAGAAAAATTATCTCTCCTGAAAAACAGCCGTACCCTACGTCCTCTTCTGAAGATCGCTGTACCGGTTATGCTGGCCAACGGAGCCGAAACTGTCTATAACCTGACGGACAGCTGGTTTCTCGGACGTCTGGGCCCCAGGGAAGTTTCAGGACCTTCCATTGCATTCAACTTCATCATGCTTATTATTCTGGCGGGTCTGGGAATCTCTGCCGCAGGGACCACTCTTATTTCCCGGGCTGTGGGACAGAAAAATCTGAAAAAAGCGGAGTTCTTCCTGGGGCAAGTTGCAGGACTTCTTATTTTTACATCTTTTATCCTGGCTGTTGCCGGATGGTTTCTGTCGGAGCCATTTTTGCGGCTGCTTCAGACTCCGGATGAGCTTTTTTCCCTGACTGCCTCCTATCTGAAGATTATCTGTCTGGGAGTTCCCTTTATGTATGGGTTTTTCATTATGCAGAGCGCCATGGAGGGGACGGGTAATACAGTAGCGGCCCTCAGGATTCAGCTGCTGGCAACGGCGGTGAATATTCCTCTGGATGCTGTGCTGATTTTCGGTGTCGGTCCTTTTCCCGCACTGGGTGTGGAGGGTGCCGCCCTGGCTACGGTTTTCTCCAGGATGATCGCAGCTGCTACAGGTATAATAATTCTCCTTCGGGGACGGCAGGGAATCAGGCTGTATCCGAAGTATATGCTCTATGACAGGAAATCCATGACTCTTCTGGTCAGAGTCGCACTGCCCTCATCCCTCTCTCAGATGGGCTCTTCTCTGGGATTTACCGTTCTTCACGGCATTGTAAACTCCTTCGGCACTCCGGTGATTGCCGCCTTCGGTATTGTTAACAGAATTCAGTCTCTTTTTTATATGCCGGCACAGGGGCTTGCCCGGGGTACAACAAGTCTGGTGGGACAGTCTCTGGGGGCCGATGATGCCCCCAGGGCGGCTTCTACAGTCAGGACTGGTACTATTCTCTCACTTCTTTATATTATCCCGGGTATGGTGTTCTGTTTTTTTTACGGATCTTTGTTCATCCGCTTCTTTGTGGATGATCCGGAGGTTATATTTGAAGGAGCCCGGCTCTTCCGCATTATGTCGCCATCTGTTATAGTTTTTGCTGTGTTCATGATTTTAGCCGGTGCTTTTCAGGGTGCCGGTGATACACGTTCGCTGATGCTTATGCATCTGGGACGTCTGTGGGCTCTGCGTCTGCCCCTTGCCTGGTTTATGGCCTTTTTTCTTGGATGGGGAATCATAGGTGTCTGGTATGCCATAAGTGTTTCCAACCTGATTATTACCATCATAGGAGTCTTCCGTTTCAAAAGTGGACGCTGGGCCTATGCTCTTAAGGGAGTGTAG
- a CDS encoding LexA family transcriptional regulator, which translates to MNSCFKIEEYAPTLDRPEKWRPPEHSAEGVPCYGDLIKAGFPSPAADYKEDVLDFNSYLIQNPAASFTVRVEGDSMVDEGIQSGDLLIVDRSITPRSNMIVVAILYGEFTVKKLVKKEGRLWLCPGNPSYDPVRIELEMEFQVWGVVTYVIHNFLPGKTG; encoded by the coding sequence ATGAATAGTTGTTTTAAAATTGAAGAATACGCTCCGACTCTGGACAGACCGGAAAAATGGAGGCCTCCCGAACACAGTGCAGAAGGAGTGCCCTGCTACGGAGACCTGATCAAGGCAGGCTTTCCCTCCCCCGCCGCAGACTATAAAGAAGATGTGCTGGATTTTAACAGCTACCTGATACAGAACCCTGCCGCCAGCTTCACTGTCCGGGTGGAAGGCGACTCTATGGTGGATGAGGGCATCCAAAGCGGTGATCTGCTGATTGTGGACCGCAGCATCACTCCCCGGAGCAATATGATTGTGGTAGCCATTCTCTACGGAGAGTTCACCGTCAAGAAACTGGTAAAAAAAGAGGGCCGCCTCTGGCTCTGTCCCGGTAACCCCTCCTACGATCCGGTGCGTATAGAACTGGAGATGGAATTCCAGGTATGGGGGGTAGTTACCTATGTAATTCACAACTTCCTGCCGGGGAAAACAGGGTGA
- the galU gene encoding UTP--glucose-1-phosphate uridylyltransferase GalU, protein MMVKKAVIPAAGYGTRFLPATKSQPKEMLPLVDTPTIQYVVQEAVDAGIKDILMIIGRGKRSVEEHFSRNFELEYQLREKNKTEELAMIKTVPDDVRIHFVWQHDQLGLGHAISCAKDHVGNEPFAVLLGDTVLEAAAGAPPVIKQLMDVYEKHEEAVLALEEVPMEKVSRYGVISGSLQEGNVYELDGLIEKPSMEEAPSNLVIASRYVLPPEIFSALEMTPPGKNDEVQLTDALKIILGQSTVEDGKVIFNNESANERRMFGVKFKGVRHDMGNKLDFLKTSILYGMRHKEFGEDLKDWMRNLDLD, encoded by the coding sequence ATGATGGTAAAAAAAGCAGTAATACCCGCAGCAGGATATGGTACAAGATTTCTCCCGGCCACTAAAAGTCAGCCCAAGGAGATGCTGCCTCTGGTTGATACTCCGACAATACAGTATGTAGTTCAGGAAGCTGTAGATGCCGGTATAAAAGATATATTGATGATAATCGGTCGGGGAAAAAGATCCGTTGAAGAGCACTTCTCCAGAAATTTCGAACTTGAATATCAGCTTCGTGAGAAAAACAAAACCGAAGAACTGGCAATGATTAAGACAGTACCCGATGATGTCCGCATTCATTTTGTCTGGCAGCATGATCAGCTTGGTCTGGGCCATGCAATAAGCTGTGCAAAAGATCATGTAGGGAACGAACCCTTTGCAGTACTTCTGGGAGATACGGTACTGGAGGCAGCTGCCGGTGCACCTCCCGTGATCAAACAGCTGATGGATGTATATGAAAAGCACGAAGAAGCCGTGCTGGCCCTGGAAGAGGTTCCCATGGAAAAAGTGAGCCGTTATGGAGTAATCAGCGGCAGCCTGCAGGAGGGGAATGTGTATGAGCTGGATGGACTTATTGAGAAACCATCCATGGAAGAAGCCCCTTCCAATCTGGTAATAGCCAGCCGCTACGTACTGCCACCGGAAATTTTCAGTGCTCTAGAAATGACCCCTCCCGGTAAAAATGATGAAGTGCAGCTTACAGATGCCTTAAAAATAATACTGGGCCAGAGTACGGTAGAAGATGGAAAAGTTATCTTCAACAATGAGAGTGCTAACGAACGGAGAATGTTCGGAGTTAAATTCAAAGGTGTCCGTCATGATATGGGAAACAAACTGGATTTCCTGAAAACAAGTATTCTTTACGGAATGCGACATAAGGAATTCGGCGAAGATTTAAAAGACTGGATGCGAAATCTGGATCTGGACTGA
- a CDS encoding ion channel, which translates to MLHKSRFRSLTIVLIINFVIRYLLVGQTSVQKFFGAFLYTVIALALVWAYRKERHRLTILLLLNFIMTVFRWINFFIESNIIYICILISAVLFFMALVQSLFRSLVSSHDVDADTLYGSVAIYLLMGNLWNSFYSIILYFDPQAFYTAHGDLDLLYFSFVTLVSLGYGDIVPVSELARLAATSEGIVGTLYVAIVISRVVGLYVSEKGSLRREQ; encoded by the coding sequence ATGCTTCATAAATCCAGATTTCGTTCTCTTACTATTGTTTTGATTATTAACTTTGTCATACGTTATCTGCTGGTTGGGCAGACATCGGTTCAGAAGTTTTTTGGGGCTTTTCTGTATACTGTTATTGCTCTGGCTCTTGTCTGGGCGTATAGAAAAGAGAGACACCGACTTACGATCCTTCTGCTGCTCAATTTTATTATGACTGTTTTTAGATGGATCAATTTTTTTATAGAAAGTAATATTATCTATATATGCATCCTTATATCGGCTGTGCTCTTTTTTATGGCACTGGTTCAGAGTCTGTTCAGGAGTCTTGTCAGCTCACATGATGTGGATGCGGATACCCTCTATGGATCGGTTGCCATCTATCTTCTTATGGGAAATCTCTGGAACTCATTTTATTCCATTATCCTCTATTTCGATCCCCAGGCCTTTTATACGGCTCATGGAGACTTGGATCTTCTCTATTTCAGCTTTGTGACCCTGGTAAGTCTCGGCTATGGTGATATCGTTCCTGTGAGTGAGTTAGCCCGCCTTGCTGCTACATCTGAAGGCATTGTGGGAACCTTATACGTGGCCATTGTTATCTCGAGGGTTGTGGGATTATATGTCTCTGAAAAAGGATCTCTGAGAAGGGAGCAGTAA
- a CDS encoding Y-family DNA polymerase yields the protein MNRNRKMTALVDCNSFYASCERVFRPDLTGRPVVVLSNNDGCLVAMSREAKEMNIPRGVPLFKVQKQLKQAGAAVFSSNYTLYDDLSRRVMDILEGFTPQLEVYSIDEAFLILQGSREELLNQASRICERVYNWLGIPVSVGIGSTKTLAKIAGKRAKNIPGGVCFPAEEEWPEILEATDVGKIWGIGRQYARKLHSRGIISAADLMAQEESWVKKEMTLVGLKTLWELRGRPSFTLEETPSPKQGIMTSRSFSFPVTEKEDILEAGADYASGAAAKMRAQGSSCRVIHTSVMTNPFRESDRQYARGITEQLSFPMNYPPSIVAVVRRQLEKLYRPGFRYKKISVFLSEIEQTGEEQMDLFYSKDDRSTAVMEAVDHINNRYGRHTLHCMPLRPESCWQMKRQYLSPCYTTKWKDIPVVRSGAPLPTPLKAEQS from the coding sequence GTGAACAGGAATAGAAAGATGACAGCCCTGGTGGACTGCAACAGCTTCTACGCCTCCTGTGAAAGGGTGTTCCGCCCGGATCTGACAGGCAGGCCTGTGGTTGTACTGTCCAATAATGATGGCTGTCTTGTAGCCATGAGCCGGGAGGCTAAGGAGATGAACATTCCCCGGGGGGTGCCCCTGTTCAAGGTGCAGAAACAGCTGAAACAGGCAGGAGCGGCGGTGTTTTCCTCAAACTACACCCTCTATGACGACCTCTCCCGCCGGGTCATGGATATTCTGGAAGGATTCACCCCTCAGCTGGAAGTCTACTCCATCGACGAGGCCTTTCTTATACTCCAGGGGAGTCGTGAAGAACTCCTGAACCAGGCCAGCCGAATTTGTGAAAGAGTATATAACTGGCTGGGCATCCCCGTTTCAGTCGGTATAGGCTCAACCAAGACTCTGGCTAAAATAGCCGGAAAAAGGGCTAAAAATATCCCCGGGGGAGTCTGCTTCCCTGCAGAGGAAGAGTGGCCGGAAATTCTGGAGGCCACTGATGTGGGGAAGATATGGGGCATCGGCAGACAGTATGCCCGCAAGCTTCACAGCCGGGGAATTATCAGCGCCGCCGACCTTATGGCTCAGGAGGAGAGCTGGGTAAAAAAAGAGATGACCCTGGTAGGCCTCAAGACCCTCTGGGAACTCCGGGGCAGACCCAGTTTCACCCTTGAAGAGACACCCTCCCCTAAACAGGGAATAATGACATCCCGGAGCTTCTCATTTCCCGTGACCGAAAAAGAGGACATTCTGGAGGCCGGTGCGGATTACGCCTCGGGGGCCGCGGCAAAGATGCGGGCTCAGGGCTCCTCATGCCGGGTAATCCATACCTCGGTCATGACCAATCCCTTCAGGGAATCAGACAGACAATATGCCCGGGGAATAACAGAACAGCTCAGTTTCCCCATGAATTATCCCCCCTCCATAGTGGCCGTTGTCCGCAGACAGCTGGAAAAGCTCTACCGTCCGGGTTTCCGCTACAAAAAAATATCCGTTTTTCTCAGTGAAATCGAACAGACGGGAGAGGAACAGATGGATCTTTTTTACAGTAAGGATGACAGATCAACGGCGGTAATGGAGGCGGTGGATCATATAAACAACCGCTATGGCAGACATACACTTCACTGCATGCCCCTGCGGCCTGAAAGCTGCTGGCAGATGAAAAGGCAGTACCTGTCTCCCTGCTACACAACAAAGTGGAAGGATATCCCTGTTGTCCGGTCAGGAGCTCCGCTGCCGACTCCCCTGAAAGCCGAACAATCATAA
- the asd gene encoding aspartate-semialdehyde dehydrogenase, translated as MKKVGIIGWRGMVGSVLMDRMMSEGDFTRKTMEPLLFSTSQAGQKAPDFGRELPPLADAFDIDLLKNQDVIITCQGGSYTEKIYPELKKSGWKGYWIDAASTLRMKEDSLIVLDPVNRNVIDNGLKSGITTYVGGNCTVSLMLMALGGLFKENLVEWMTSMTYQAASGAGARNMKELISQMDVLGKSGERMLDPASAILELDKKISETMRSADFPTDQFGAPLAGSLIPWIDKAMDNGMTKEEWKGFAETNKILMNDPAIPIDGLCVRIGSMRCHSQALTIKMTKDLPLDEIEDIIKNDNDWVKFIPNSKEESLAGLTPAAVSGKLTVPVGRVRKLNMGPDYLTAFTVGDQLLWGAAEPVRRMLNITLDHLEG; from the coding sequence GTGAAGAAAGTCGGGATTATTGGATGGAGAGGAATGGTAGGGTCAGTGCTGATGGACAGAATGATGTCCGAGGGCGATTTCACCAGAAAAACAATGGAGCCTCTGCTTTTCTCCACATCCCAGGCCGGGCAGAAAGCCCCTGATTTCGGAAGAGAACTGCCCCCGCTGGCAGATGCCTTTGATATTGATTTATTGAAAAATCAGGACGTAATTATTACCTGCCAGGGCGGCTCCTACACGGAAAAAATATACCCAGAACTTAAAAAATCCGGATGGAAAGGTTATTGGATCGATGCAGCCTCAACCCTGAGAATGAAGGAAGACAGTCTTATCGTACTGGACCCAGTGAACAGGAATGTTATAGACAACGGCTTAAAGTCTGGAATTACCACATATGTGGGTGGAAACTGTACCGTCAGCCTCATGCTGATGGCTCTGGGCGGACTGTTCAAAGAAAACCTCGTAGAATGGATGACATCCATGACCTATCAGGCAGCATCCGGAGCCGGTGCAAGAAACATGAAAGAACTCATCTCACAGATGGATGTACTGGGTAAAAGCGGAGAAAGAATGCTTGATCCCGCCAGCGCCATACTTGAACTGGATAAAAAGATAAGCGAAACAATGCGCAGTGCTGATTTTCCGACAGATCAGTTCGGAGCTCCCCTGGCCGGCAGCCTGATCCCCTGGATTGATAAAGCCATGGATAACGGGATGACCAAGGAAGAGTGGAAAGGATTTGCCGAAACCAATAAAATTCTTATGAACGACCCTGCAATTCCAATTGACGGACTCTGTGTCAGAATCGGTTCCATGCGCTGTCACAGCCAGGCACTGACCATCAAGATGACCAAAGATCTGCCGCTGGATGAAATTGAAGATATTATTAAAAATGACAATGACTGGGTAAAATTCATCCCCAACAGCAAGGAAGAATCCCTGGCCGGCCTTACACCTGCAGCCGTATCCGGAAAACTGACAGTTCCTGTAGGAAGAGTCAGGAAACTGAATATGGGTCCAGATTATCTGACAGCATTTACCGTAGGTGACCAGCTCCTCTGGGGTGCAGCAGAACCTGTAAGACGCATGCTGAATATAACTCTGGATCATCTTGAAGGATAA
- a CDS encoding response regulator: MKGRGSIFHDMRSSLNGVICMGSLLEETELTDEQIDILKYMLLSAEKTLTLINEFQNKTVDNDSSRGSSSVNEEVTPPGNSTIEQNKTFSVLVAEDDYVSRLYLTTLLRRQNWHIDEACDGLEALELFEKNNYQLILMDVSMPGVDGIQAAQKIRSKNKDIPILAITAHGESELQEDFIQAGMSDVLRKPIHDEFLLSKIRSLCSV; this comes from the coding sequence ATGAAGGGGCGGGGGAGTATCTTTCATGATATGCGCTCGTCTTTGAACGGTGTCATCTGTATGGGAAGTCTTCTTGAAGAGACTGAGCTGACAGATGAGCAGATCGATATTCTTAAATACATGCTTTTATCAGCTGAAAAGACCCTGACTCTCATTAATGAATTTCAGAATAAGACAGTGGACAACGATTCTTCAAGGGGAAGCAGCAGTGTCAATGAAGAGGTCACCCCCCCAGGGAATAGTACTATAGAGCAAAATAAGACATTTTCAGTCCTTGTTGCTGAAGATGACTATGTGAGTCGCCTCTATCTGACAACCCTGCTCAGAAGGCAGAACTGGCATATCGATGAGGCCTGTGACGGCCTGGAAGCGCTGGAGCTTTTTGAGAAAAATAACTATCAGCTGATTCTTATGGATGTGAGTATGCCCGGTGTTGACGGCATACAGGCAGCTCAGAAAATCCGCAGTAAAAATAAAGATATTCCTATTCTGGCTATTACGGCACACGGTGAAAGTGAGCTGCAGGAAGACTTTATACAGGCCGGAATGAGCGATGTTCTCAGAAAACCGATTCATGATGAATTTCTTCTCAGTAAAATAAGATCACTTTGCTCTGTATGA
- a CDS encoding mevalonate kinase: MIHKARAYPRAALIGNPSDGYFGKTIAFTFSNFHADVTLYDSPELEILPARRDQSRFSSLETMASDVDQYGYYGGIRLIKASLKKFHFWCSKREIPLHRRNFTIRYHTDIPAHLGLAGSSAIITASMRVLMAFYKVDIPEYLLASLVLSVETEELGIGAGLQDRVAQAYNGIVHMDFEKSLIEERGYGEYSRLDNVVHPDYYIAYKVDSAEGTELFHNNLRYRWENGDVEIIKAMKGFARLTDDYRAALEAGEIALLDRIINANFDLRHSIMNLNPDHVRMVQTAREAGASAKFTGSGGALIGISNGEKGFRHLKAALEAMGCCVIRPRITLH; this comes from the coding sequence ATGATTCATAAAGCTAGAGCCTATCCCCGGGCCGCCCTTATCGGAAATCCGTCTGACGGCTATTTTGGAAAAACAATTGCATTCACTTTCAGTAACTTTCATGCAGACGTGACTCTTTACGACAGCCCGGAGCTGGAAATACTTCCGGCCAGGAGAGATCAATCCCGATTTTCCTCCCTGGAAACGATGGCCTCTGATGTTGATCAGTATGGATATTACGGAGGCATCCGCCTGATAAAAGCCTCATTAAAAAAATTCCATTTCTGGTGTTCAAAGAGAGAAATCCCTTTACACAGACGTAACTTCACAATCCGCTATCACACTGATATTCCAGCCCATCTTGGACTGGCCGGATCATCAGCAATAATTACAGCATCAATGAGAGTGCTCATGGCATTTTACAAGGTGGATATTCCCGAATATCTCCTGGCATCCCTGGTGCTCTCGGTTGAAACAGAAGAGCTGGGTATCGGTGCAGGACTTCAGGACAGGGTTGCCCAGGCATATAACGGCATTGTTCATATGGATTTTGAAAAAAGTCTGATAGAAGAGAGAGGCTATGGCGAATACAGTCGGCTGGATAATGTAGTTCACCCGGATTATTACATCGCATATAAGGTGGATAGTGCGGAAGGCACCGAGCTGTTTCATAATAATCTACGCTACCGCTGGGAAAACGGTGATGTAGAAATTATTAAAGCCATGAAGGGTTTTGCCCGGCTGACTGATGATTACCGGGCTGCTCTGGAAGCAGGAGAAATAGCCCTTCTTGACCGGATTATCAATGCCAATTTTGACCTGCGTCATTCCATTATGAACCTGAACCCTGATCATGTCCGGATGGTGCAGACTGCAAGGGAGGCCGGAGCCAGTGCCAAATTTACCGGTTCCGGCGGTGCACTTATCGGCATCAGCAATGGAGAAAAGGGTTTCAGACATCTGAAGGCAGCCCTGGAAGCCATGGGCTGCTGTGTGATACGCCCCCGAATAACCTTACATTGA
- a CDS encoding outer membrane beta-barrel protein, with product MTRRQKLVLILLTTVTLSPLWAFNYGVRFNFGLSSGTGSEWYKTLDQAGSISFNKVIPTVGIGVFTEFDMTPDLLFTPELNYVLNRGTSMADDFDNFIRTQTVHSIEIMLPLAHDFKFDSGNKAFRILGGFQLLYSFHLEQSIEINGNERFTPDMKNLKPFSMGFVLGGGLEFRKQKKMSWFLDMRMIIPASVRIEYSLPDGSTNEFKTLELLLGSGIKF from the coding sequence ATGACCCGTCGGCAGAAACTAGTATTGATTCTCTTAACCACAGTTACCCTCTCCCCTCTGTGGGCATTCAACTACGGAGTCCGTTTCAATTTTGGACTGAGCAGTGGAACAGGATCAGAATGGTACAAAACTCTGGACCAGGCCGGAAGCATCAGTTTCAACAAAGTTATCCCTACCGTCGGAATAGGTGTGTTTACAGAATTCGATATGACACCGGACTTATTATTTACACCGGAACTTAACTATGTACTGAACCGTGGAACTTCAATGGCAGATGATTTTGACAATTTCATAAGGACACAGACAGTCCACTCAATAGAGATTATGCTTCCCCTTGCTCATGATTTCAAATTTGATTCGGGTAATAAGGCATTCAGAATATTGGGCGGTTTTCAACTTCTCTACTCCTTTCATCTTGAACAAAGCATTGAAATCAACGGTAATGAACGATTCACACCGGATATGAAAAATCTGAAGCCTTTTTCCATGGGCTTTGTTCTGGGTGGTGGATTAGAGTTCAGAAAACAAAAAAAGATGTCCTGGTTTCTGGATATGAGAATGATTATTCCCGCCTCTGTAAGAATAGAATACTCACTGCCCGACGGCAGTACTAATGAATTCAAGACCCTGGAGCTGCTCTTGGGCAGTGGTATTAAATTTTAA
- a CDS encoding STAS domain-containing protein — MLDFSTLNRLNDNQEGLTVQCSMNDQFDPPAAVVSLKGYLDHSNSIEFADAVMDFFGSDWEDNPFILDLSELQYISSSGIGTFTTIRVQADHKNSPFYLLKMDTKVRGVFDQLGFSDFFNIIEDLGSIG; from the coding sequence ATGTTGGATTTCAGCACATTAAACCGTCTAAATGATAATCAGGAAGGTTTGACTGTACAGTGCTCCATGAATGATCAGTTCGATCCACCTGCTGCTGTTGTGTCTCTTAAAGGATATCTTGACCATAGCAATTCAATAGAATTCGCAGATGCGGTTATGGACTTTTTCGGTTCTGACTGGGAAGATAATCCTTTTATCCTTGATCTGAGTGAGCTGCAGTATATTTCATCAAGCGGTATCGGAACATTCACCACAATACGTGTTCAGGCAGATCATAAAAACAGTCCTTTCTACCTCCTTAAGATGGATACGAAAGTCCGAGGTGTTTTTGATCAGCTCGGGTTTTCAGACTTTTTTAATATTATCGAAGATCTGGGGAGTATCGGCTGA